CAAACACAACAGCTTTAACCATTTTATTTTTAAAACGATTCATTATATAAATAGCTTAATATAATGATGCTTTTCACATTTTGAAATATAAAGATAACTTTTTTCAAGAAAACGCCAAAAAACATGATTATTTTGATATAATGGAGATGTATAGAAAAAATAGAAAGGAGGAACATTAATTGGAACAGAAATGTCCAAAGTGTTCATCAGTTTGTGATGCAGGCAGTAATTTTTGTGAAAAATGTGGTCATTCTTTAGTCTCAATGAATAAGCCAATACCACAAAATGGAAAAAGCAATAAGAAATTATTAAAGGCAATCGCCGTGTTAGGAATCCTGGGTGTATTAGTGGCAGCAGGAACCTATTTGGTTAACTCTAACTCATTAAAGGGAGAATGGTATATCTACGAGGAATACGATACGTTCAAAGTAACAATCCCTAACAATGATGAGTTGGTGCTTAGTTATATGACCTATGGAGAGGAAGGGCGCATAGATGTCTATTATGACATTCAAAAACCACAGTCTAAAAATGAACCCTATTCACTTAGTCAGCCTCTGAAAGCAGAAGTAATCATATCAATCTCATCATTGGAGGATGAAGACGATATTGAGGAAGCTGCTGAAATAGGGTTTATAATCGAGACAAAGGACGACCAATATGTGATGCGTACTGAAGATTCCCGATTAATTGATGAATTAACGGGTTTCATTAAAAGGTTTTATTTTTATGAGGTAAACGATAGGTTAGAAATTATCTATGCGAATGATGAAGGAGAAGAAGTCTTGTTCCTAGTGGCTTTACCCAATCAAATAAGCCCAGAGGAAGGAGACTATATCAAATTATTTGAAGATGTTCTTGATGAATTAAAAACATCAGACTTAGACCGTCCATCATTGGCTAAAGAAAATTTAGCGGAAATCAAAAAAATAGCACCAGACTCTAAACTATTAGTTGCCTATTCAGAATTAAATAAAGAAAATGATGCTTTCTTAGCGGCTGCGAAAAATAAAGATAAAGCAAAACTCCAAGAAATTAAGGATAAAATTGCTGAGATGCCGTTGAGTCAAATAGGTGGCTTATACCAACATTACATAGATAGCACGAATATCCTCTTAGAACGTATCTCGCAGGCCGAAATATTTGATTAGGCAGTTGTAAAAGCTCAAACTTCTTTCGACAATGGGAAAATAGAAGAAGCAATCGAACAGTTAAACGTGAAAGACAGTGTCATTGAAACAGTAGAGATCTATTACCCGGAGTCATTTAAAAAGATTGAGACACTAATCGAAAAAATCCAAGTCGAACAATATGGAACCATCACTATAGATGATTTCTATGGCTATTGGACCAGTTATCCTAGCTACACATCTGAGAGTGAAACGATGGGAAAGCCAGTTTTTTATTTGTCAGAAACATTAGCGATTACCGCGATTAATCATGGTGAAATGAGTGTATCTGCCGTCCTTTCATCAAATGTAAACAAAAATGTAGCGACCATTACCAATCAGCCGGCTAACAGCGGCATGATGTATTCGGAAGAAGAA
This genomic interval from Jeotgalibaca arthritidis contains the following:
- a CDS encoding zinc ribbon domain-containing protein, translated to MEQKCPKCSSVCDAGSNFCEKCGHSLVSMNKPIPQNGKSNKKLLKAIAVLGILGVLVAAGTYLVNSNSLKGEWYIYEEYDTFKVTIPNNDELVLSYMTYGEEGRIDVYYDIQKPQSKNEPYSLSQPLKAEVIISISSLEDEDDIEEAAEIGFIIETKDDQYVMRTEDSRLIDELTGFIKRFYFYEVNDRLEIIYANDEGEEVLFLVALPNQISPEEGDYIKLFEDVLDELKTSDLDRPSLAKENLAEIKKIAPDSKLLVAYSELNKENDAFLAAAKNKDKAKLQEIKDKIAEMPLSQIGGLYQHYIDSTNILLERISQAEIFD